A segment of the Mercurialis annua linkage group LG4, ddMerAnnu1.2, whole genome shotgun sequence genome:
aaagaaaaaaaacaaatagctACCTTTTAACTCTTAAACCTTATTGTAGAGCTCCTTTCTCTCCTTGGCCCCTTCAATGAATTTCATCTTTAGATCCCCATGCAAATCTACTTGCTACTTCACTATCAGAACATGAACAAATAAGGGCAAAAGCTTACATGTTTATGCaaataatttaagtaaaatCGATCGTGTTACCCTACTTGTAGCCTGAATAAGTGAACCATATTTCCTCCATATCTACGAGGCATTTCTTATATGGCTATATGCCTGTGCCTTCTCTGATAGCTTTATGTGCTCTATCTTCATAATTTGCAAAAAGAATAAACGGATATTTAGAACACTAATAGAGTAGCATATGAATTTCATCTCCAGTTATTTCATATTTGCTATGTAGCATGGAAATGAAAACGACTGAAAGCGAAAAGGCAGAAATGGGAAACGCGAAACAAtatcttttaaaagaatatgctataaatatagagtttcaaAGTGTTTTTAGAAATGGAAACGAAACCACCAAAATTGTTGGACTCCTGAAGCTTTTGTGCAACATAGGTGATATTGCATTGCTTCAGTATTCTTGTGATGTCCCTCAATGATGAAAACCACTCGTTCTTGTCTTTCAAAGGAAAATGCTACAACAAACAGTAAGGTATATATGGTAATCTAGGTAAGTGTCTGAACTAGTTACTGCAGCAATAGATTGAAATTCTTTACCCAAGGATCCAACATGCATAGATTTGCGCATAACCGTATTCTGGAATTCGTTTGAGAAATTAATGGACCCGGAAGAGATATATATGGCTGGTTTTTCTTGTTGGAATGACCATCTTATCTTGATATAGAAAGCAATGGCAACTTGCTACTGCCAACTTAAGAATGGAAGGGTCTATTATGTGAAGACATgtaggaaaataataattaaaatgatggtttttctattttttttttcttttctggtGTTTCTTAAATTCctagaaataatatttttgccaAGACTTGCAAGAAACTATACAATATTCATTTACTTGGTATGTATATATTCCTTAATGTCAAGGAACTAAGAGGATAGCAACGTTATGTTTCTATGCAGGTTTGACCTAGTGATAGGATTGTTATGTTCAAACCTAAGAGTGACTCGGATTTGAACTTCCGGTTTCATGTAAATGGTGCAGCTTGAACATTTTCCATGTTTGTGCACCTGGTTAAGCAGCTGCATGGTAAATATGTTTGAATCTACTTGTTGTCAATTACCTTCTAAGAAGAGGTAATCATTGAGCTTATTTTCTCTAGCCGGTTGTTTGTCGGTTGTTGTTTTCCAATTCTCAATTTTTTaagatatcatttttttttctttccggTTCGATCGGTAGTCTGATGAACATATTGCATATTTGCAGCTTGCACATAGTCAGACGCCGTAACACATCTATTCATGACGTTTCCATATTCCGCGACTTCAATATGCTAACAATGATGGTATAGATATAGTACTGTGATTACAAGATGCTACATTGATACAGGAGATGATGCCATAATACCCAAAGACATATAATGGCCCCCTTTATAACTTGACTGCAATCAACTCTTGGATTCGAACTAAATCTTTCTCTATCAAGTTCAGAAGTGCCagttagtttgattttaagaaTCTGACGTTCAACAATGTCACTGTAGTTGATTCTCATAAGAGGTCTGGCACTGCAAATACGCAAGCTTTGCCATTGTTTATtccaaattttgaattttatcgacaaattataaaatacacaTCGGTTAATGATTATTTGAAGATTTGTTGTATGAAATCAGGGTTTTGATATGTGCAATAAACaacttttcttcttcatttgaaAACAAAGTATCATTACCAACATTTGATGTGTTCTCATAAGGCTTGACTAGTAGCTAAATTGCAGGAAAAGGAAATGCCAAGACACGGAATAGGTTTATAATGGAATGGTAATTATAAAAACTTTTCCAGTTAATAATGCCACCTGCAAATATTTGCATACTAAAATTTGAACTGAGTGCACTAAAACATCAGACGTGACTCGTActtaacaataataaaataaataagctCAGATTATTCCCTTTCTTGCTGCTCAAGTTTTCATTTCTGTCTTCCACATCTGCTTAAGAAAGGGATTCTAGCCTTCTCTCTAATCATATGCACATTTGAAATAGCGTCACCAGAATCAAAACCCCACATAAATTCACATCTTAACATTCGAGTCCCTGTTAGTTTACATCCTAATCGCTATAATTCATCATCAGAACTCAACAATTAACCAATTGTCTTATATTTTCCTGCTAATGTTTTTGGCTGAAACAACATTAGTTAGTACCATGTGCATTACATCATATTTCAACATAGCCTGAAGCCACATCATAAGTTGCACGTAAACTAAAATGCTGAAACACGTAATGGCTCTATGTGAAAAAGGCATTTTTCATTCATTTAGATACTTAACAACAAAACCATCTAAATAATCAGATCTAAATATATTTATGCACTGTTTCTACATCAGAGCTGGgaagaaaaaattacaagtaATAATAGTAATCCAAGCATTGCATTGGACATCAGAAACTAATCTACTTCTAATTTACTGCATTTTTGGTGGATTTCCTGGCAAGGATGACTTGGTTCTCACGTTTCCTGTCATCACTGGCCATCTCTTGTGCGCTCATATCTGCCACTTCCTCTGGTTTGATTGTTCCGAGAAGAAGCTTTCTTCTAAAGTCAGGGTTTTTAGGATCCTTAATGTTGAACAGAAGCGATCGGTACTTGGGGCGGCAGCCTGTGTTGGAGAATCCCCACTTAGCAAACAGTAGGGATTCTATAGAAGAGGCAATCTGGGCTGGATTGCACCTGTTTAGTTCACTGTCATCCTGAACTTCctgaaacaccatcgataaacCTTGAAGAATCTGTTCCTTTACGTTGTCCCTCAAGTGCGGCTGATTTTCTTGTAGGTGATTAGGCATGGCAATCCCTGGTCTCTTGGGCTTCTGAATCTGTCGTTTGGGCATCAATTTTTGAACGCCAAGATTCTCTTGTTTCTTCTTGGGTGGTGTCTCAATCTGTGGTTTGTTGGAGGTTTCAATCTTGTCTGGTTTCTGGTGAGCTATGCCAAGATTATCTTGTCTCTTCATGGGTGGTTTCTGAATCTCTGGTTTGGATATCAATTGCTTGGAGGTTTCAAGATTCTGTTGTCTCTTCATGGGTGGTTTCTGAATCTCTGGTTTGGGTATCAATTGCTTGGAGGTTTCAACCGTGTCAGGTTTCTGATGAGGCATGGCAAGATTCTCTTGTCTCCTGAGTTTTGGCGGTGGTGTCGGAATCTCTGGTTTGTTGGAGGCTTCATCGTCAAGAATGTTGGGCATAGCAATTTCAGAACAGTGACGTTTCTTGACGATCAACTTAACGCGCTTGCCGTTAACATCGATATATCTGTATGGGTTTATAATTGGAGGTGGATCGTCAGGCATGGGTTGTTCTGTGACAAATTCTTTGAGAATCCTGTCATTCCAAGCGGCAGCAACAGAAGAAGAAAGATTCTTGATTTGGAGCCTGGGGTGTCCGGTGAGACTCTGAAGACGTCTAAGCACATCGGTGTCGGTTTGGGCGGAAGCGAGTGCAAGAAGATGGGAACTGACTGGAAAATGCAGAAGATCATTCAACGCCTGCAGACATTCAGATTCCTGGGAGCTGCGTTGTGCTGATTTCCATGCGACGTTGAACAATTCTACAAGCTCCATAGTGGGTAGTTTTGAAGTGTAAGAGTGCAAGAACTGAGGTTTCTTTCTAGGTTTACAAGTGAAGTGTATATATAGGACTAGCTAGGAGGATGACATTAAACAGGAAATCTCCAGATATATATGACTTCATTAGGAGATAGGAGTCCTGATTCTGAAACAATCCTAATACCAATCCGAATAGTAAACCCAATACCTTTGGGAACAATTAATTACTCCTTCctctttaattaattactaactTAGAGCTCACTCATGTTAATAGCCACTTACTGTAAAATTTACTGCAGCAgtaaataacaatatttttgtttaaaattatacataagGAAGTCAATTAAACCACATTACCTTTAAATTGATTTGAGAATACTATGAGTATATTTTTATTGACAtcatagtaataaaaaaaatattttaataatgattaaaaataaaatatttctaatttttgaaaacttatgtaaaataaaaataaattaataataacctcttttcatttaaaaaaaagtttaaaatagtccttcatttagagaaaaattcatttctaattaaactctaattagcttaggttgaaaatgaagaactattttaatttttttttaataaaaagaggttaatttagtgcctcggggtagaggtgaaacataaatgcATACGTCAAGGTATAAATGAatattttcctaggtcatggtataaacgaaaaaaaagttcaaggtgagtagtttttaagtaattaagccataaataatttatcatataaaataatttactaaagctaaaatattttatattttattagtaattGCGTCTGGATTACTACTTCTAGATAAACCTCAGCTATTCATAATGAGAAATTATTACGTAGATTTTGTCCATTTTGTTCCTAACTTGTCATTCTAATTCTTTCTTAGAGTTTTGTTAAATTAAATCATTGAAATTAAACTCCAACTagaaaattaaacttaattgttatattttattaagtttaacTTTATTTGGAGTTTAATTTCAATAGcaattaaaagtttataaatacaatacaaaataatatgagtttaatcAGTTGTACTTTTATCTTAGAATATGTTGCATATATAGGGTAAAATTTTGTTCGGTGTACGGACAAGGTGTTTTATTGAGTTATGTGATGGgtgtatttatttaattttgacactagaaataaattattttaaatatggaCCCAACTAttataactataataaatttaaatatgtaataaaacattttaaatttctagatcaaaatttttaaatttcaaagttattaatttaaaatgtaatttattaaaagtaaaaatgttatctttaataataatataattaatatatatgagtCATATAATAtcgtatttttttatattttttgtatacttCTAATATAATATGTAtactttttgttatattttttatttttagttaatagtGTCATAGTacacttaaaataaattatttttgaatacaATATGTAtacttttgttataattttttttatttttagtatatagTGTCTTTTTTTTGTACATTTTAATATACAGTATGTACACTTGTgctaattttacttattttttatatacattttaatataaaaaatgtacACCTTTTGTGTAATTTATTTATGCTTTTAGTATATAGATTTATCTAATATAATCTTAATATAAAGTActtttagtatatattttttttttgatacacGTATAAAGTAATActacaatttttaattttttttcaaatgcaagatgaaagtataaaaaagtatacaaacaatgtattaaaagtattttcaaaatacacgaataatttatattaaaaatatatgaataatgtataaaaaatataaatgaaatatatattttttcctaGCAtgcttttgtttttaattgtttttgtagTATTTTGTGCTCAGGAGGTTATACCGTTACAGAGACACCaactgatatatatatatatagatgtcGTTGGAGTATATATGTGAAGTCCGGGGAGCTATTTGATTATATAGTGGAGAAGGGTAGCCTGCAATGAGGCACGCAATTTCTTCCAGCAGGTAGGAATTACAAATAGTATGCCCCCATGGACTTCTCAATTCTGTTTCTGAGCAACTATTTTATGTCATGCATATAATCTGTGGTCTGAAATTTTGCcatatatctatctataatctatACTATAAGTGGGAAGGGATGGACAGGCAAAATAACGATAATAGTCTTCATTAAGGgtagaatttataattaaaaagacaaaattaataaaaagttaattaaatagGAATAAGGTACTACTAAATAGGAGAATGTATATTGTATTGTACTCCAAATCAAATAGGAAtaaggaaaataaaaaagaaaggattgggattccctcaagttcattttgaacttgatggGGTCATGTTCATGATCCAcgccgttcattataaaatgaatggtgtagattaatttaattaaaattatgctttttgatctacaccgttcattttgtaatgaacggtgtaaatcgTAAACATGACCCTTCAAATTCAAATGAaattgagggaatcccaattcAAAAAGAAATTGTTATTCTCgcactataaaaataaaagataaaatggtttttattttttttttaataaattgttgtaTTACTTGCAGTGAAAAAATTACCCTATACGTTGTCAAAATTACAATTGCCTAAGATAAGGAAAAAGGGTGTTTATACTTTATACATCCTTCAACCTTTTATGGATGGTTATTCATATTTCTAAAGTTTATATTGATTCAATCCgatctctaaaaatataaaataggtaCAAATAAGCCTTTTCTAACAAAAATAGATTGACTTAATATGAAGGGTTTGTTTGTCCACCGACTTGCCCCTAGTCAAAATTTAAAGACGTATTTGAACATTTaatttacaacttttaaaaaaatggtagttAATACTagaatattttgtattttaaaaaaaaattaaaataaaatcaataaagataaacttaattataaaatattaaataacaaataaaatatttcattttatattttacttattatcaagtatataacgggtcatgttCATATTATAATAATGGTATAGTAAAACTTGGACACGTCACAGTGAttcgaaattaaaaaaattatttgttataaTCTATTTAAAACTTAAGtagtatatttaataatttaattaatatttaatatacacaacgggtcatgtaaatatcgctcacgtgcgtagcacgtggcgaaacgctagtactatatataaaagcacggatgggggaggggggagacaggcaaatttactgaataatcttttcagtttactactaaataaaagttttatagtcattaactaattaattatttaattaatcactattgtaattaaagtcctaattagaataggtagctaaattatctccaatttaatttttagtatgtaaaatttaactaaatagtCTTCAAgttagtaggaatatctatcttttagtttgattaaactacaaaattaaaatactgaatttagtaaatatattattatttaaatttctatcttattatttttaaagatattattaataaaattaaattaattatttaattatgattattataaaatcaaaagaagaataaattatgtatggaaaaaaaaaattaataacagaatatattatatttacttttacaaatttttttaattaatttaatattaattataaataaaaaaattgatataataataataaatttacttatatgttcattgacgagttacgttacgagccacgtgcattgcacgtaatgcgaaactagtatatataagaATATGGTTGTTCATAGAGACCTTAAGCCAGAGAATTTGCTTCTGCAATAAGATGAGTGGTTTGAGCAATTCCATCAATAAGACTGAATTACTACTCGCATAATAGCTATAGGAATTGGAAAATTAAATTACTCCGGCCTGTCAAATTAATTAACTCACAGTCAGCTCACTGAAGTTGATCGACAGCTTTCTTTTTTTGTCGAAATATTGATTGGCAGTTATACTAAAATTTAGTGCAACagtaaataactaaaatatttaaataaagaatATGGTTAAAGAAGTCAGTTCCCCCTTCACCATTTTCTTAATGAAATTTAAACCCCTTTTCCACATTTGCACAGCTTATTGTCTGTTTCTTCTTCATATTTACTTGGGCGTTAAACAAATACCCAAACATATACAATACTGTCAATACAAACAACAGTACAGGATCACTCTTACATTCCGCCAGACCAGACCTCGCAAAGAAGTTCATACCTCGAATTTCCTTTAATTTCGAAGTGCTTTCCCTTCCCATTTGCGTTGAGTAGAGCAGTTGGAGATGAGAGCGGAGTTTCGATAATGGAAGTCAGAGGAGAATCCAGTTGTTCCAACTCTTCATCACTGGTATATCCTTTCCTTTGTACGGTAGATACATTTCTTGATAGTTCTGATTTGGCTCCTACCTCTGCTACTTTTTCAGATACATCAACAGCGGAAGGTGGGGTGTACACTACTGGAGCAGCTGTGTAAGGGAAGTTTCTTGCCGATTCTCCTGACAATCGCCGCTCCACGATACTCTGAGAGAAAGGAAACAGAAGGTTCTGTAAACATTTCCGACAGAGATTCAAGTCAAAAACAAGCAAAACCATAGATAATACCTCGGCGTTGAGGGCCTCCAGTACTTCTCCTGGGACGGCATCCGGGCAGAACTCGTCAGGAGTGAAGTTGCAAAGAATCCGCTTCACTAATGGAAGACAAATCGATGGGCATACCTAGGAAAGATGAAGGAAGGGAGAAACAATCAAATCAGAATTTCATCAACTTAGAAAAGAATGGAAGAGACTTTTTCTGTAAAGAAAATTGTATATAAACCTCATGTCTGATCGATCTGTCCATAAGCATGTCTTTCGGAAGCATCAAAAGATCACTTAATTCATTTAGAAGATTAAAGACTTTGGGTTTTCCATCCTTCTCCTCATCATCTTCGCTGCTGTGCTGATCTTCTTTGGGAGGATCGTCAGAATCAATGCCAAACATATCAGTAAGCCATCTAGACCAAGTACCAACCTACATGGAGAGTAGGTAGACTTGTCAAAGTAGATTTGCTCagacataaaattattttcattgttATAATTTTCAACTTCATTAGCACCACAAAATTTGACACTCTTATATGTTTATTCAGgacaaaacaaataataataccAGTCAAAttgtaaagcaatataaaaacATACAGAATTTTTAAGTTGTGCACCAGAACCAAAGCTCAGGTCCCCAGCTGGAATAGGTAGAACCTTTGAGTCTAAAATAGGATCTGATACAGGATCGGTTGGAATTTCATGAGCTGACTCACGCAGAATTGCATTGAACATCGCCACATCTAACCTAGAAACACATTGTTCCATAACCTGAAAGTAAAATCCCATCCAATTATAAAGCTGACAAATTTGTTGAGCTAATAATGCCAGATAAGATGGACCACAAACATAGAAATTAAAGAACAAGACGAATACTGAAGtaatacaaaatattatatGTACCATTCTGGCTATAATGGGCAAGCAACCACACTCATGTCCTCCTGCTCTGACAGGACAAAGCCGTTGAAAAGCATCACGAAAAGCATTTGTCCACAGATTAATAGAAAAGCTGCCTTGCTGTTGATCACCAAGAGCCGGTCCCAACAATCTTCCAAAAGATTTATTAGACGACAATTTCCCACCCGGTGATTGCATATGTGGTGTCAAAGCCTGAAAATTGTACCAAGTTACATTAACGTTGTTCATAAGGATTATTTTCAAACAGAAATCTTGATCAACTTTTCATGATACTGAATAGGGAAGTATATATAATATTTGGTGGAAAATGTGGTCTATACGGACAAAGGACATCGACAATTAGCACTTGCCGCTCCTCAAAACTATTAACCAAACAGAACTTGAAGAAAAAGGATATCTCATAACTAGATATATTTCAGTATAATGTTCACATCATAAGCATCAACTCAAAGCAGAAAATGATAACAGAATTATTACCTGCCACCATACTGACTCAACTATTCGAGAAAATATCCATGATTCAACTTTTTCTAGGGCAGCTGTGAAGGTTCCTGTCTCCTGCCAATCGTCCACTAGCTGCATAGAACCATTAACTTGTTTAATACCAGAACCACCCTTCCACTTCAGGGTCATATGCTTTCCTTCACTTTTCTTGCTACCCCCATTGGATGCAGAAAACCTTGCAAGCGGGCTTGAGTTACGCGAACCGCCAAATGCCTGAGAAATGATCTCCCTCAGCACAATGGCATTGCACAGCCAGTACGTTAACCTTAACATTTAGAAGGAATCGTTTTAGTCTACATATTGAAGCAAAAGATTTAGAAATAGTTTTGACATAATGACAAGAAAGTTTACTTGCCTTGGAACATCATTACCGCATGACTTGGCAATCAAAACAAGTCCTGATACAGTATTTTTAGCAGTTGTAGCTCGCTTGTCTTGGGTCCAATGCTTACAAGCATGGATATAGAGTCTAGAAAGGCGTCGTGCAGGTGTGTGCACCTTATGTGCTGAGCTCCCATGTTCTGGTACTACAGAATATAGTGAAATTTCAAGAGCGGCAACTTCCCTGAGTTCCTCCTCTAGTCTCCCGATTTTCATTTCCATCTCTTCAACTCTCTGATTTAAAGCTGCCTCATTCGCATGTTGACCACTTTCTTCAGCATCAACAGTTTCACTGTCACTGGCAATACTCTGAGCACCATTCGAGGTATCGTCCAAAGCACCTACTACTTTCGCATCGTCAATGGACTTATCATCAGCTCCTTCAGAAGACTCTGATGGAGACTTGCTAGGAAATTTCATGTCTTTACAGTTCTTATCTAAAGAAGTTGTGCTAGTAATCCTAGATGACCCTTTAGTTGGTTTTGCCGGTTTCTTAAGAGTTTTATTTGCTACTTTCGATTTTGATCTGCTAGTTACAGTATCAGATCTCAATCTTGATCCATGAGAAGTTTCTGATGAATCCTTAATGCTAACACTTATGGGTACTCTTGAAACTTTTTCTACACTCTCATCATCAGCTGTCAATGAGTCCCCCTGAGATGATATTGAATCTTTAATTGTCTCAGTATCCGATTCTTCCTCCTTCCCCTGCTTAGATTCTTTATCTAAATCACTTAAACGGTCATCTAACACCTCATTCTTACTAATTGTATCGGTCATAGAATCGGATTTTGGATCTTGAGGCGCCTCCTCACACCTGTTGACATCATCCAGATAATGTATAACCAAGTTTTCATAAACTTCAGAGGGCTCTGAGCCCGTGTTGGAATCACTTACTAAATTAATGGAGTCTGGTTTAGCATGCAAGGGCTTAGATTCAGATTCCTTCCCACTCAATGTTTGAGGATGCGGTTGTTTTCGGTCTTTCTTATCAGTTTTGGCAGATCGTTTTGACTGATTATTAATTGGAGTTTTTCTCTTGTCAGTAGTCTCTTTCATTCTTGAATTGTATTTACCTCTTCAAACTGTaatcaataaaatcaaaattaatactCAATAACCCCATCAAAAAGAATCTGATAAAATGCTACTAAATAATCAATTGAACTGCACTTACAAGCAGAGCAGACCAGATTCCTCTGTTTCTCTGATAAATCAAGAATGAATCTGCAATAGGCCGTTTATCTCATCAGCAAGTCAAGCAGAACAAGAATATAGTAGAaagagaaaattaaattaaattaaaatgcaAAAACAGAGAGATGAACAAATAAACATGTGGCATTGATGGTCACTGTCTCTCAACAGATGGAATAAAATGTGTAAAAATTAGAATATGAATATGGCATTGTGGTGGAAAACATACACAGAGATGAcaagaataaaaaaagttagCAGTCATAAAGCAAAAAGTTGTTGAAAATCAGATCATAACACAATTGTTATTACTATATGAAAATCCTTGCAAAAATTTAAATct
Coding sequences within it:
- the LOC126677446 gene encoding uncharacterized protein LOC126677446 isoform X2, yielding MTDTISKNEVLDDRLSDLDKESKQGKEEESDTETIKDSISSQGDSLTADDESVEKVSRVPISVSIKDSSETSHGSRLRSDTVTSRSKSKVANKTLKKPAKPTKGSSRITSTTSLDKNCKDMKFPSKSPSESSEGADDKSIDDAKVVGALDDTSNGAQSIASDSETVDAEESGQHANEAALNQRVEEMEMKIGRLEEELREVAALEISLYSVVPEHGSSAHKVHTPARRLSRLYIHACKHWTQDKRATTAKNTVSGLVLIAKSCGNDVPRLTYWLCNAIVLREIISQAFGGSRNSSPLARFSASNGGSKKSEGKHMTLKWKGGSGIKQVNGSMQLVDDWQETGTFTAALEKVESWIFSRIVESVWWQALTPHMQSPGGKLSSNKSFGRLLGPALGDQQQGSFSINLWTNAFRDAFQRLCPVRAGGHECGCLPIIARMVMEQCVSRLDVAMFNAILRESAHEIPTDPVSDPILDSKVLPIPAGDLSFGSGAQLKNSVGTWSRWLTDMFGIDSDDPPKEDQHSSEDDEEKDGKPKVFNLLNELSDLLMLPKDMLMDRSIRHEVCPSICLPLVKRILCNFTPDEFCPDAVPGEVLEALNAESIVERRLSGESARNFPYTAAPVVYTPPSAVDVSEKVAEVGAKSELSRNVSTVQRKGYTSDEELEQLDSPLTSIIETPLSSPTALLNANGKGKHFEIKGNSRYELLCEVWSGGM
- the LOC126679175 gene encoding transcription elongation factor TFIIS-like — encoded protein: MELVELFNVAWKSAQRSSQESECLQALNDLLHFPVSSHLLALASAQTDTDVLRRLQSLTGHPRLQIKNLSSSVAAAWNDRILKEFVTEQPMPDDPPPIINPYRYIDVNGKRVKLIVKKRHCSEIAMPNILDDEASNKPEIPTPPPKLRRQENLAMPHQKPDTVETSKQLIPKPEIQKPPMKRQQNLETSKQLISKPEIQKPPMKRQDNLGIAHQKPDKIETSNKPQIETPPKKKQENLGVQKLMPKRQIQKPKRPGIAMPNHLQENQPHLRDNVKEQILQGLSMVFQEVQDDSELNRCNPAQIASSIESLLFAKWGFSNTGCRPKYRSLLFNIKDPKNPDFRRKLLLGTIKPEEVADMSAQEMASDDRKRENQVILARKSTKNAVN
- the LOC126677446 gene encoding uncharacterized protein LOC126677446 isoform X1, giving the protein MKETTDKRKTPINNQSKRSAKTDKKDRKQPHPQTLSGKESESKPLHAKPDSINLVSDSNTGSEPSEVYENLVIHYLDDVNRCEEAPQDPKSDSMTDTISKNEVLDDRLSDLDKESKQGKEEESDTETIKDSISSQGDSLTADDESVEKVSRVPISVSIKDSSETSHGSRLRSDTVTSRSKSKVANKTLKKPAKPTKGSSRITSTTSLDKNCKDMKFPSKSPSESSEGADDKSIDDAKVVGALDDTSNGAQSIASDSETVDAEESGQHANEAALNQRVEEMEMKIGRLEEELREVAALEISLYSVVPEHGSSAHKVHTPARRLSRLYIHACKHWTQDKRATTAKNTVSGLVLIAKSCGNDVPRLTYWLCNAIVLREIISQAFGGSRNSSPLARFSASNGGSKKSEGKHMTLKWKGGSGIKQVNGSMQLVDDWQETGTFTAALEKVESWIFSRIVESVWWQALTPHMQSPGGKLSSNKSFGRLLGPALGDQQQGSFSINLWTNAFRDAFQRLCPVRAGGHECGCLPIIARMVMEQCVSRLDVAMFNAILRESAHEIPTDPVSDPILDSKVLPIPAGDLSFGSGAQLKNSVGTWSRWLTDMFGIDSDDPPKEDQHSSEDDEEKDGKPKVFNLLNELSDLLMLPKDMLMDRSIRHEVCPSICLPLVKRILCNFTPDEFCPDAVPGEVLEALNAESIVERRLSGESARNFPYTAAPVVYTPPSAVDVSEKVAEVGAKSELSRNVSTVQRKGYTSDEELEQLDSPLTSIIETPLSSPTALLNANGKGKHFEIKGNSRYELLCEVWSGGM